A DNA window from Acidobacteriota bacterium contains the following coding sequences:
- a CDS encoding DUF1517 domain-containing protein, whose translation MTRRSWFSRIFGGGEQSYFLGIQVVIRAFGEDTLRAKFARVISDPDGTLEDVEAKRRYIKRIIALLMEQEPYWSQLFWDYKTDHTESETEFNTWATELSANTATEHEELDHDVDGMRRLSKSKDYVAVTLIFHLTEPYPPANVSEETLYWRRETLRSLLDGLLYLDPETILADGVFVIPGSAEDGLSEEDLLTGGWSYLRVIT comes from the coding sequence ATGACTCGACGATCCTGGTTTTCTCGTATTTTTGGCGGTGGCGAACAAAGCTACTTTCTTGGCATTCAAGTCGTGATTCGCGCCTTTGGCGAAGACACCCTCCGGGCCAAATTCGCCCGTGTGATTTCTGATCCGGATGGAACGCTGGAAGATGTTGAAGCGAAACGGCGATACATCAAACGCATTATCGCACTCCTGATGGAACAGGAGCCCTATTGGAGCCAGCTTTTCTGGGATTACAAAACTGACCACACGGAATCTGAAACCGAATTTAATACCTGGGCGACTGAGCTTTCCGCCAACACCGCGACTGAACACGAAGAACTCGACCACGACGTAGACGGCATGCGCCGCCTCTCAAAGTCCAAAGACTATGTTGCGGTGACGCTGATTTTCCACCTCACCGAGCCCTACCCACCAGCGAATGTTTCAGAAGAAACACTCTACTGGCGGCGCGAAACCCTCCGCAGTTTGCTCGATGGATTGTTGTACTTAGATCCTGAAACCATTCTGGCCGACGGTGTTTTTGTCATTCCTGGCAGCGCCGAAGACGGTCTTTCTGAAGAAGACCTTTTGACCGGCG